A genome region from Mesorhizobium shangrilense includes the following:
- a CDS encoding NAD(P)/FAD-dependent oxidoreductase, whose translation MVEQRTVAVIGGGVIGVSCALMLAREGHRVTVLEEGRIGHGCSWGNGAQYNAGSSFPMAHPGVMWRALRWLADTNGPVRLAPRELHRTLPWLVRFLLTGRRDAWEAAYVALHALHAPCAELYRDMLGDTEWKRVFKPNGALHVWRDVSPGALDGLVDRLRGAYGVAFERLNAEELRELEPGLSRDYQRGIFFPGGGHVISPLVLVESLMGRAAALDVAIRTARVLAIEPGVDGVTLQTNTGPHRCDIVVIAAGIASRGLARSLGISLSPASERGYHVTVPGISSVISRPVTDAASAFVATPLEEGLRIVGIAEFDAPDAPPDPANRRGEPLDGRKTVNNGQPADHRSPSRSCHHSVRHWAWPHGNQRRPHDGGDRQRPRRGPQAPAPVRSLPRALGP comes from the coding sequence ATGGTTGAACAACGGACCGTCGCCGTCATTGGCGGGGGCGTAATCGGCGTGAGTTGCGCGCTCATGCTGGCGCGCGAAGGACACCGTGTCACCGTGCTCGAGGAGGGTCGCATCGGCCATGGGTGCTCTTGGGGTAATGGCGCCCAATACAATGCGGGATCGTCTTTCCCCATGGCTCATCCGGGTGTCATGTGGCGTGCGCTTCGCTGGCTCGCCGACACGAATGGCCCGGTGCGCCTCGCCCCGCGTGAGCTACACCGCACCCTCCCATGGCTCGTCCGGTTCCTGCTAACCGGCCGCCGGGACGCCTGGGAGGCGGCCTATGTGGCGTTGCATGCTCTCCACGCCCCCTGTGCGGAGCTTTATCGTGACATGCTAGGCGACACTGAGTGGAAACGGGTGTTCAAGCCGAACGGCGCCCTGCATGTCTGGCGCGATGTTTCACCTGGCGCACTCGACGGGCTTGTGGACAGGTTGCGGGGAGCGTATGGCGTGGCCTTCGAGAGACTCAATGCCGAGGAGCTGCGCGAGTTAGAGCCCGGCTTGTCCCGTGACTACCAGCGCGGAATTTTCTTTCCTGGCGGCGGTCATGTGATCTCACCGCTAGTGCTGGTGGAGAGCCTAATGGGGCGGGCGGCCGCATTGGACGTGGCTATTCGCACGGCACGGGTCTTGGCTATCGAGCCCGGCGTCGACGGGGTGACGCTGCAGACAAACACGGGGCCTCACCGCTGCGACATCGTGGTCATTGCAGCAGGCATCGCCAGCCGGGGCCTGGCCCGCTCCCTCGGAATTTCTCTGTCGCCGGCCAGCGAGCGTGGCTACCACGTTACTGTACCAGGCATTTCCAGCGTCATCAGCCGCCCCGTGACAGACGCCGCATCGGCCTTTGTCGCCACGCCTCTGGAGGAAGGGCTTCGCATCGTGGGCATCGCGGAGTTCGATGCACCCGACGCGCCGCCTGATCCTGCGAATAGGCGAGGTGAGCCACTGGATGGGCGTAAGACCGTCAACAACGGACAGCCTGCCGATCATCGGTCCCCATCCCGATCATGCCACCATTCTGTTCGCCACTGGGCATGGCCACATGGGAATCAGCGGCGCCCCCACGACGGCGGCGATCGTCAGCGACCTCGTCGCGGGCCGCAGGCCCCGGCGCCCGTGCGCTCCTTACCGCGTGCGTTAGGGCCATAG
- a CDS encoding ABC transporter ATP-binding protein, with protein sequence MDRRQGLEKPQGSDSLPVGDAPLAAQAPGSVKQIGANAAFVKFSGIQKTYDGETLVVRDLNLDIARGEFLTMLGPSGSGKTTTLMMLAGFEVPTQGSILLEGRAIDGMPPHKRDIGMVFQNYALFPHMTVEENLAFPLKVRKLGRAEIEVRITRALDMVRLGVQSKRRPGQLSGGQQQRVALARALVFEPKLVLMDEPLGALDKQLREEMQLEIKHIHENLDITVVYVTHDQSEALTMSDRIAVFNDGVVQQLAAPAELYERPQNPFVAQFIGENNRLQGRVIALNSTTCTVEIPGVGNVQALAVNVGLVGQTALLSLRPERVKLNPTPGSLPNVFSARVAEVIYLGDHVRVRMSVCGRDDFVVKLSNSEGVAHVEPDAAMTVGWRTEDCRALCASDN encoded by the coding sequence ATGGATCGTCGGCAAGGTCTCGAGAAGCCGCAAGGTAGCGATAGTCTACCGGTCGGCGATGCCCCATTAGCGGCACAAGCGCCCGGATCAGTGAAACAGATTGGCGCGAACGCTGCCTTTGTGAAGTTTTCCGGGATTCAGAAGACCTATGACGGCGAAACCCTGGTTGTTAGAGATCTGAACCTTGACATAGCCCGGGGTGAGTTTTTGACCATGCTGGGGCCTTCTGGATCCGGCAAGACGACGACCCTCATGATGCTCGCCGGCTTCGAAGTGCCCACCCAGGGCTCTATTCTTCTGGAGGGGCGTGCTATCGACGGCATGCCGCCCCACAAGCGCGACATCGGCATGGTCTTTCAAAACTACGCGCTCTTTCCGCATATGACGGTGGAGGAAAACCTTGCTTTCCCGCTTAAGGTCCGCAAGCTAGGCAGGGCCGAGATTGAAGTTAGGATCACACGCGCGCTCGACATGGTCCGGCTCGGAGTCCAAAGTAAGCGCCGACCTGGTCAGCTTTCCGGCGGACAACAGCAGCGCGTAGCGCTCGCTCGCGCGCTCGTTTTCGAACCCAAGCTCGTGCTCATGGATGAGCCGCTCGGCGCACTTGATAAACAGCTGCGCGAGGAAATGCAGCTCGAGATCAAGCACATCCACGAGAATCTCGACATCACCGTGGTGTATGTGACGCATGACCAGAGCGAAGCGCTGACTATGTCGGACCGTATCGCTGTGTTCAACGACGGCGTCGTCCAGCAACTCGCTGCGCCCGCCGAACTTTACGAACGGCCGCAGAACCCCTTCGTCGCTCAGTTCATCGGCGAAAACAATAGACTGCAAGGAAGAGTGATCGCTCTAAATAGTACAACTTGCACTGTGGAGATTCCAGGGGTGGGCAACGTGCAGGCGCTGGCGGTCAACGTCGGTTTGGTTGGTCAAACGGCCCTTTTGTCCTTGCGGCCGGAGCGCGTGAAACTGAATCCAACGCCCGGATCTCTGCCCAATGTCTTCAGCGCGCGGGTCGCCGAGGTGATCTACCTGGGCGACCATGTTCGTGTCCGGATGTCAGTCTGTGGCCGCGATGACTTTGTCGTCAAGCTATCGAATTCCGAGGGCGTGGCTCACGTCGAGCCCGATGCGGCAATGACCGTGGGATGGAGAACTGAGGATTGTCGGGCGCTGTGCGCTTCAGACAATTGA
- a CDS encoding ABC transporter substrate-binding protein, which translates to MIARALGVTGLAVSALLPVEIAYAADQLTIVSWGGAFQTNQHKAYFEPFSAATGIKVTEAEWSGETAKIRAMVETKTVSWDVVDGGYGIGAMCAAGIIETIDWKKLGLDPAKFKGRHECGVPTSAAANVIAYDKDRLADGPKTIADLFDLKKFPGKRGLNRSPQVNLEWALIADGVAINDVYKVLGTPEGVDRAFKKLDTIKKDIVWWTTGAQPPQLLADGQVVMSSAWNGRIYDAVKNSGKHFEIVWDTSLLSWDYWMIPKGTPRLDDAYKFIAFASEPQAQANMARLVPYAPGNQDATALVDPETLSNLPSAPDHMKNSLDIDLAFWGDNFDQLDQRFTAWVSK; encoded by the coding sequence ATGATTGCCCGCGCCTTAGGCGTGACCGGCTTGGCGGTGAGCGCTTTGTTGCCTGTGGAGATCGCCTATGCAGCCGATCAGCTGACTATCGTCTCGTGGGGCGGAGCCTTCCAGACAAATCAGCACAAGGCCTACTTCGAGCCCTTCTCGGCTGCGACGGGGATTAAGGTCACAGAAGCCGAGTGGAGTGGCGAGACTGCCAAGATTCGCGCCATGGTAGAGACCAAAACCGTGAGCTGGGACGTAGTCGACGGCGGTTACGGCATAGGCGCAATGTGCGCCGCCGGAATAATTGAGACGATCGACTGGAAGAAGCTAGGCCTCGATCCCGCCAAGTTCAAGGGCAGGCATGAATGCGGGGTTCCCACGTCAGCCGCAGCAAACGTCATCGCCTATGACAAGGATAGGCTGGCGGACGGCCCGAAGACCATCGCCGACCTGTTCGACCTGAAGAAATTCCCCGGCAAGCGCGGACTGAACCGAAGCCCGCAAGTTAATCTCGAATGGGCGCTGATTGCTGACGGGGTGGCTATCAACGACGTGTACAAGGTGCTCGGCACGCCCGAGGGCGTCGATCGCGCGTTCAAAAAGCTCGACACGATCAAGAAGGACATCGTCTGGTGGACGACAGGAGCTCAGCCACCGCAGCTTTTGGCCGACGGTCAGGTTGTAATGAGCTCAGCCTGGAACGGACGCATCTACGATGCCGTGAAGAACTCTGGCAAACATTTCGAGATTGTGTGGGACACGTCGCTGCTTAGCTGGGACTACTGGATGATTCCGAAGGGCACTCCACGGCTGGACGATGCCTACAAGTTCATCGCTTTCGCCAGTGAGCCGCAGGCGCAAGCCAACATGGCGCGTTTGGTCCCCTACGCTCCCGGCAACCAGGATGCGACCGCACTTGTTGATCCGGAGACCCTGTCGAACCTCCCGTCTGCGCCCGATCATATGAAAAACTCTTTGGACATCGATCTCGCCTTCTGGGGTGACAACTTCGACCAGCTCGATCAGCGCTTCACTGCATGGGTATCGAAGTAG
- a CDS encoding ABC transporter permease: MATTAVQIPGSSDGVPLRIKLQRVERRRKLRAFALVLPLLLFVFITFVMPIGRMMFDAIHDDTLLVLMPRTTVALSVWDGKDLPDERVYAALAGDLKQAWAQKTAGKIGERMNYELAGTASQVKSSARNASTLSAGPYKAAMIEISPIWGQHEVWSLLKRGRSSYTAFYLLRSVDFQYGSDSQIVASPPENAIFRDIFLRTLGISIGVTAATLLLGFPLAYVLAILPPRTSNLLMMGILMSFFTSVLVRTTAWVVLLQDHGVINETLMTLHILSQPAELIFNRFGTVLAMTHIQLPFTLLPIYSVMKSISPNHVRAARSLGAGPFYAFWKVYFPQTLPGIAAGCLLTFILCLGYYITPALVGGPGDMMVSNFVATYTNEQLNWGMASALGAILLTATLLLYFVFNKLVGVDRIKMG, translated from the coding sequence ATGGCCACAACTGCGGTCCAAATCCCTGGCAGCAGCGACGGCGTCCCGTTGCGGATCAAGTTGCAGCGAGTCGAACGCCGGCGCAAGTTGAGGGCGTTCGCCCTCGTCCTACCGCTCCTCCTATTCGTTTTCATCACCTTTGTCATGCCGATCGGCCGGATGATGTTCGATGCGATCCATGATGATACGTTGCTGGTGCTGATGCCAAGAACGACGGTAGCGCTGAGCGTTTGGGACGGCAAGGACCTACCCGACGAGCGCGTTTATGCCGCACTCGCCGGAGACCTCAAGCAGGCATGGGCGCAGAAGACCGCGGGCAAGATCGGCGAGCGGATGAACTACGAGCTGGCTGGTACTGCCAGCCAAGTGAAGTCGAGCGCTCGAAATGCGAGTACGCTTTCCGCCGGCCCCTACAAGGCCGCAATGATTGAGATAAGTCCAATTTGGGGTCAGCACGAGGTCTGGAGCCTGCTGAAGCGCGGAAGGTCATCGTATACGGCCTTTTACCTACTACGTTCAGTCGATTTCCAATATGGCTCCGACAGTCAGATCGTCGCCTCGCCGCCTGAGAACGCAATCTTCCGCGACATCTTTCTGCGCACGCTTGGCATCAGCATCGGCGTGACCGCAGCGACTCTCCTTCTAGGCTTTCCGCTCGCCTATGTGCTTGCGATATTGCCCCCCAGGACCAGCAACTTGCTGATGATGGGTATCTTGATGTCGTTTTTTACGTCGGTTCTGGTGCGAACCACCGCCTGGGTCGTGCTTCTGCAGGATCACGGCGTAATAAACGAGACATTGATGACGCTGCATATATTATCGCAGCCTGCGGAACTTATCTTCAACCGGTTCGGCACCGTCTTGGCCATGACCCATATCCAGCTGCCGTTCACACTGTTGCCTATCTACAGCGTGATGAAGTCGATCTCGCCCAACCACGTCCGGGCCGCCCGCTCGCTTGGCGCCGGCCCATTCTACGCCTTTTGGAAGGTCTACTTCCCGCAGACTCTGCCAGGAATCGCAGCCGGCTGCCTGCTGACCTTCATTCTGTGCTTGGGCTACTATATCACACCCGCGCTCGTGGGGGGGCCGGGTGACATGATGGTCAGCAACTTCGTTGCCACTTACACCAACGAGCAGCTCAATTGGGGCATGGCATCCGCCCTTGGTGCCATCCTGCTCACCGCGACGCTGCTGCTTTACTTTGTCTTCAACAAGCTGGTCGGCGTCGACCGGATCAAGATGGGATAA
- a CDS encoding ABC transporter permease produces the protein MAASAYASPIEKGWYYLHRLICGAVLLFLITPILVVIPLSFNSVPFFTFPMPGLSLRWYEEIFMTERWQGGLRNSLFVGLSVTLLATVLGTLAALGLSRPNFPWRTAVMSVLISPIIVPIVITAVGTYFFYADIGLLNTYTGLILAHTTLATPVVVITVTATLAGYDHSLTRAAASLGASPITAFFKVTLPLILPGMISGSLFAFLTSFDEVVVALFLAGPEQTTLPKVMFSGIREQISPSITAAATVLILFAVTVLTTAELLRRRSERLRGIR, from the coding sequence ATGGCCGCTTCCGCCTATGCCTCTCCGATTGAGAAGGGCTGGTACTATCTGCATCGGCTGATCTGCGGAGCCGTGCTGCTGTTTCTGATCACACCGATCCTCGTGGTCATCCCACTCTCGTTCAATTCCGTTCCCTTCTTCACGTTTCCGATGCCTGGTCTGTCGCTGCGGTGGTATGAGGAGATCTTCATGACCGAGCGCTGGCAGGGAGGGCTGCGCAACTCACTCTTCGTCGGCCTGTCGGTCACCCTGCTGGCCACCGTTCTCGGCACGCTTGCGGCGCTCGGGCTTAGCCGGCCGAACTTTCCTTGGCGCACGGCCGTAATGAGTGTGCTGATCTCGCCCATCATCGTCCCGATCGTAATCACCGCCGTGGGCACGTATTTCTTCTATGCTGATATCGGGCTGCTCAACACCTATACCGGGCTGATCCTGGCGCACACCACGCTAGCCACACCGGTGGTCGTCATTACCGTGACCGCAACCCTGGCGGGTTACGATCACTCGCTGACCCGCGCAGCCGCCAGCCTCGGCGCGTCGCCAATCACCGCCTTCTTCAAGGTCACGCTGCCGCTCATACTTCCAGGCATGATTTCCGGTTCGCTCTTTGCGTTCCTTACCTCCTTCGACGAGGTGGTGGTCGCCCTGTTCCTCGCAGGCCCGGAACAGACCACGTTGCCGAAGGTCATGTTTTCCGGAATCCGCGAGCAGATCAGTCCCAGCATTACTGCTGCCGCCACCGTGCTGATCCTTTTCGCCGTGACTGTGCTGACCACCGCCGAGTTGCTGAGGCGGCGTTCGGAACGCCTGCGCGGTATTCGCTGA
- a CDS encoding serine hydrolase domain-containing protein codes for MGTLEFNGQHYPDGRASDPGELGWMRGAPPPEDKRIAFESGNYRDFPQIRWSFSHMRELMPTLNVWRGRGAPSQFERSDMSAEIDALTFADMGGRIRRFEDALFDTYADGVVVLHRGRIVYERYFGALQPHLPHECQSCTKSYTGTLAAVLLHEGVLDESRLISHYLPELRGTAWEDATLRQVMDMQTGLAFREDYVDESSDIWAYRRAFGRLPRPSGYDGPRNSCDYLRTVRKQGMHGEFAYQSLNTQVLAWVMMRATGRSFVQLLQERLWAPLGCEEDGYVEVDPAGMPTAEGGLSATLRDFARFGEMMRCQGEWHGKQIVPESVVRDVQQGGRPAKLESGYSYRSQWWVSHNELSSFEARGIHGQRLYVAPKAEMVVALFASHPIADGAGDSITMPQLLALGRVLSA; via the coding sequence ATGGGGACGCTGGAATTTAACGGGCAGCACTATCCCGACGGCCGCGCGTCTGATCCCGGCGAGCTCGGCTGGATGCGCGGTGCCCCACCGCCTGAGGATAAACGCATCGCGTTCGAGAGCGGCAACTACCGCGATTTCCCGCAAATCCGCTGGTCGTTTTCGCACATGCGCGAACTCATGCCCACGCTCAACGTGTGGCGGGGGCGTGGCGCGCCTTCGCAGTTTGAACGCAGTGACATGTCCGCCGAGATCGACGCGCTCACCTTTGCGGACATGGGCGGTCGCATTAGACGCTTCGAAGACGCGCTGTTTGACACCTACGCTGACGGCGTAGTGGTGCTGCACCGTGGAAGAATAGTATACGAGCGCTACTTCGGCGCGCTCCAACCTCACCTGCCACACGAGTGCCAATCGTGCACAAAATCGTACACCGGCACGCTCGCGGCGGTACTCTTACACGAAGGCGTGCTCGACGAGTCGAGGCTTATATCACACTACTTGCCTGAATTGCGGGGGACGGCTTGGGAGGATGCCACGCTGCGCCAAGTGATGGATATGCAGACAGGATTGGCGTTTAGGGAAGATTATGTCGACGAGAGCTCCGACATATGGGCGTATAGACGGGCCTTCGGGCGACTGCCCCGGCCGTCCGGCTACGACGGACCGCGGAATTCGTGCGACTATCTGCGCACAGTGCGCAAGCAAGGCATGCATGGTGAGTTCGCCTACCAAAGCTTGAACACCCAGGTGTTGGCTTGGGTTATGATGCGCGCGACCGGCCGCTCGTTCGTGCAGCTGCTGCAAGAACGACTATGGGCGCCGCTCGGTTGTGAGGAGGACGGCTACGTCGAGGTTGACCCCGCCGGCATGCCTACGGCCGAGGGCGGCTTGAGCGCCACCCTGCGGGACTTCGCGCGGTTTGGGGAGATGATGCGATGCCAAGGCGAATGGCATGGAAAGCAGATCGTTCCCGAGTCTGTAGTGCGCGATGTGCAACAAGGGGGCCGTCCAGCCAAGCTCGAGTCAGGCTACTCCTATCGCAGCCAGTGGTGGGTTTCTCACAACGAATTGAGCTCATTCGAAGCAAGGGGCATCCACGGCCAGCGACTTTATGTTGCGCCGAAAGCAGAGATGGTGGTTGCACTTTTTGCGTCACACCCCATTGCGGATGGCGCCGGCGACTCGATCACCATGCCACAGTTACTGGCATTAGGGAGGGTGCTGAGCGCATAG
- a CDS encoding MFS transporter — protein sequence MTLSRLREPSIRSIWVATQGLVQTVAISWLMVKISASDLMIALL from the coding sequence GTGACGCTATCGCGACTTCGGGAACCAAGTATTCGTTCCATCTGGGTGGCTACACAAGGGCTCGTGCAGACTGTCGCTATCAGCTGGTTGATGGTGAAGATTTCAGCTTCCGATTTGATGATCGCCCTCCTATAG